Proteins encoded together in one Hymenobacter monticola window:
- the pabB gene encoding aminodeoxychorismate synthase component I → MAWPQLCFFTPQTWLLWQVDTLEIHGFAGDVLNQILSCSAPEFPPPQVPFLRPRMARADYLQAVDAIRTDILNGEVYELNLCQEFYAENVALQPLDVFWRLMAASPAPFAGFVRWHQHFLMCASPERFLARADAHIRSQPIKGTIRRGHTPEADEQQRLALLNDEKERAENLMIVDLVRNDLARVAQTGTVRVPELFGLYPFRHLWQMISTVEASLRPDVQLPGILRAAFPMGSMTGAPKIRAMQLIEHYEHTRRGLYSGSIGYRWPNGDFDFNVVIRSLQYRQDTGYLSFEVGSAITYDSDPEREYEECLLKAKALLEVLGAVIREV, encoded by the coding sequence ATGGCCTGGCCGCAACTCTGCTTTTTCACCCCCCAAACCTGGCTACTTTGGCAAGTTGACACGCTTGAAATTCATGGGTTTGCAGGCGATGTATTAAATCAGATTCTAAGTTGCTCTGCGCCAGAATTCCCACCACCACAGGTTCCATTCCTGCGGCCCCGAATGGCCAGGGCTGACTACCTGCAGGCCGTCGATGCCATCCGAACCGACATCCTGAACGGGGAAGTTTACGAGTTGAATCTGTGCCAGGAGTTCTACGCAGAAAACGTGGCTTTGCAGCCGCTGGACGTTTTTTGGCGGCTGATGGCGGCCTCGCCCGCGCCGTTTGCCGGCTTTGTGCGCTGGCACCAGCATTTTCTAATGTGCGCTTCGCCCGAGCGGTTTCTGGCGCGTGCGGACGCCCACATCCGTTCGCAGCCCATCAAAGGCACCATTCGCCGCGGCCACACGCCGGAAGCTGATGAACAGCAGCGCCTGGCGCTACTCAACGACGAGAAAGAGCGCGCCGAAAACCTGATGATTGTGGACCTGGTACGCAACGACCTCGCTCGCGTAGCACAAACCGGCACCGTGCGTGTGCCGGAGCTGTTTGGCCTCTACCCGTTCCGCCACCTATGGCAAATGATTTCGACGGTGGAGGCCAGCCTGCGGCCGGATGTGCAACTGCCTGGAATACTGAGGGCCGCTTTTCCCATGGGCTCGATGACGGGCGCGCCTAAAATCCGGGCCATGCAGCTCATCGAGCACTACGAGCATACCCGGCGCGGCCTCTACAGCGGCAGCATCGGCTACCGGTGGCCCAATGGTGACTTCGATTTCAACGTCGTTATTCGCTCCCTGCAATACCGGCAGGACACAGGCTACCTCAGCTTCGAAGTCGGCTCGGCCATTACTTATGACTCGGACCCGGAGCGTGAATACGAAGAGTGCCTCTTGAAAGCCAAGGCTTTGCTGGAGGTGCTGGGCGCAGTTATTAGGGAAGTATAA
- the miaB gene encoding tRNA (N6-isopentenyl adenosine(37)-C2)-methylthiotransferase MiaB, whose protein sequence is MPQPLLTLDFLDQAAPAAEATPSGEVRITAATRTGRQRKLYIESYGCQMNFSDSEIVSSILFDEGFDTTDDLANADLVLLNTCSIREKAEQTVRMRLKQINSHKKRKPAMLVGVLGCMAERLKSKFLEEEKIVDLVVGPDAYRDLPGLIEQVDGGQKGVNVLLSREETYADITPVRLNSNGITAFISIMRGCDNMCSFCVVPFTRGRERSRDAHSIVQEAEALVAAGYKEVTLLGQNVDSYKWASADGTEHVNFAQLLERVALISPELRVRFSTSHPKDITDEVLHTMARYENICKYIHLPAQSGNTRVLALMNRTYDRPWYEDRVRAIRRILGEDCAISTDMISGFCSETEEEHQDSLSLIDFAQYDMGYNFFYSERPGTLAARKLEDDIPLDVKKRRLQEIIDRQQVHARARYARMVGQVHRVLVEGPSKRSAEHLSGRNSQNQVVIFPKQNFKKGDYVNVLATSTTGAALLGEAV, encoded by the coding sequence ATGCCCCAGCCCCTGCTAACCTTAGATTTTTTAGACCAAGCCGCTCCTGCTGCCGAGGCCACACCCAGCGGTGAGGTGCGCATCACGGCTGCCACCCGCACCGGCCGCCAGCGCAAGCTCTACATTGAGAGTTATGGCTGCCAGATGAATTTCTCGGACTCAGAAATCGTGTCGAGCATCCTATTCGATGAAGGATTCGACACCACCGACGACCTCGCCAACGCCGACCTCGTGCTGCTCAACACCTGCTCCATTCGTGAGAAGGCCGAGCAGACTGTACGCATGCGCCTCAAACAGATTAACTCGCACAAGAAGCGCAAGCCGGCCATGCTGGTGGGTGTACTGGGCTGCATGGCCGAGCGCCTGAAAAGCAAGTTTTTGGAGGAAGAAAAGATTGTGGACCTCGTGGTGGGCCCCGACGCCTACCGCGACCTCCCCGGCCTCATCGAGCAGGTAGACGGGGGCCAGAAGGGCGTGAACGTGCTGCTGAGCCGCGAGGAAACCTACGCCGACATCACGCCGGTGCGCCTGAACTCCAACGGCATTACGGCCTTCATCAGCATCATGCGCGGCTGCGACAACATGTGCTCCTTCTGCGTGGTGCCCTTCACCCGCGGCCGCGAGCGCAGCCGCGACGCCCACAGCATCGTGCAGGAAGCCGAGGCCCTGGTGGCCGCCGGCTACAAGGAAGTGACGCTGCTGGGCCAGAACGTGGACTCCTACAAGTGGGCCTCGGCCGACGGTACCGAGCACGTGAACTTCGCCCAGCTGCTGGAGCGCGTGGCCCTCATCAGCCCCGAACTGCGCGTGCGCTTCTCCACCTCGCACCCCAAGGACATCACCGACGAGGTGCTGCACACCATGGCCCGGTACGAGAACATCTGCAAGTACATCCACCTGCCCGCCCAGAGCGGCAACACCCGCGTGCTGGCCCTGATGAACCGCACCTACGACCGGCCCTGGTACGAGGACCGGGTGCGGGCCATCCGCCGCATCCTGGGCGAGGACTGCGCCATTTCAACCGACATGATTTCGGGCTTCTGCTCCGAAACCGAGGAGGAGCACCAGGACAGCCTGAGCCTCATCGACTTCGCGCAGTACGACATGGGCTACAACTTCTTCTACTCGGAGCGCCCCGGCACGCTGGCCGCCCGCAAGCTCGAAGACGACATTCCGCTGGACGTGAAGAAGCGCCGCCTGCAGGAAATCATCGACCGGCAGCAGGTGCACGCCCGCGCCCGCTACGCCCGCATGGTGGGCCAGGTGCACCGCGTGCTGGTGGAGGGCCCCTCCAAACGCTCAGCCGAGCACCTGAGCGGCCGCAACAGCCAGAACCAGGTCGTCATCTTCCCCAAGCAAAACTTCAAGAAAGGCGACTACGTGAACGTGCTGGCCACCAGCACCACCGGCGCTGCACTCTTGGGCGAAGCCGTGTAG
- a CDS encoding sigma-54 interaction domain-containing protein translates to MTTQEIQSIKLRFGIIGNASALNYAIQVAAQVAPTDMTVLITGESGSGKESFSKIIHALSPRKHGQFIAINCGAIPEGTIDSELFGHEKGSFTGANEARKGYFEVTNGGTIFLDEIGEMPLGTQARLLRVLENGEFIRVGSSKVQKTDVRVVAATNVNLLDRVQAGTFREDLYYRLNTVPITVPPLRERGEDIYLLFRKFASDSAERYRTRPITLLPDAVQALTRFRFPGNIRQLKNIAEQISVLETDRELDARRLAPYLPQEQTSRLPMLLGGAGAPDSATAGYSERDLLYKILFDMRRDMTDLKKMVLELATGQRPHEAQELLRQNSHLFSNTGPGSTFEASVGPEYFLPPAPTGYNSEPAARYDEAPVEDIPHETEDETLSLDVKEKEMILKALKKHNNKRKYAAHDLGISERTLYRKLKQYDLEQV, encoded by the coding sequence TTGACCACCCAAGAAATCCAATCCATTAAGCTCCGATTCGGCATCATCGGCAACGCGTCGGCGCTGAACTACGCCATTCAGGTGGCTGCCCAGGTAGCCCCTACTGATATGACGGTGCTCATCACCGGCGAAAGCGGGTCGGGTAAGGAGTCGTTTTCCAAGATTATCCACGCCCTGTCGCCGCGCAAGCACGGGCAGTTCATCGCCATCAACTGCGGCGCCATCCCGGAAGGCACCATCGATTCGGAGCTGTTTGGCCATGAGAAGGGCTCGTTCACGGGCGCCAACGAGGCCCGCAAGGGCTACTTCGAGGTGACCAACGGCGGCACCATTTTCCTGGATGAAATAGGCGAGATGCCGCTGGGCACCCAGGCCCGCCTGCTGCGCGTGCTGGAGAATGGCGAGTTTATTCGGGTGGGCAGCAGCAAGGTGCAGAAAACCGACGTGCGCGTGGTGGCTGCCACCAACGTGAACCTGCTCGACCGCGTGCAGGCCGGCACCTTCCGCGAAGACCTGTACTATCGCCTGAACACGGTGCCCATCACGGTGCCGCCGCTGCGCGAGCGCGGCGAGGACATCTACTTGCTGTTCCGCAAGTTTGCTTCCGATTCGGCCGAGCGCTACCGCACGCGCCCCATCACGCTGCTGCCCGATGCGGTGCAGGCGCTCACCCGCTTCCGCTTTCCCGGCAACATCCGCCAGCTCAAGAACATTGCCGAGCAGATTTCGGTGCTGGAAACCGACCGGGAACTGGATGCCCGGCGCTTGGCCCCCTACCTGCCGCAGGAACAGACCAGCCGCTTGCCCATGCTGCTAGGAGGCGCCGGCGCGCCGGATAGCGCTACGGCCGGCTACTCGGAGCGTGACCTGCTTTATAAAATTCTGTTCGACATGCGCCGCGACATGACGGACCTCAAAAAGATGGTGCTGGAGCTGGCCACCGGCCAACGTCCCCACGAGGCCCAGGAGCTGTTGCGTCAAAACAGCCACCTCTTCAGCAATACCGGCCCCGGCAGCACGTTTGAGGCCAGCGTCGGGCCGGAATATTTCCTGCCGCCCGCTCCCACGGGATACAACAGCGAGCCCGCGGCCCGTTACGACGAAGCGCCGGTGGAAGACATTCCGCACGAAACCGAGGACGAAACGCTTTCGCTTGATGTCAAGGAAAAGGAAATGATTCTCAAGGCGCTAAAGAAGCACAACAACAAGCGCAAGTACGCTGCCCACGACTTGGGCATTTCGGAGCGCACGCTCTACCGCAAGCTGAAGCAATATGACCTGGAACAAGTTTGA
- a CDS encoding LptE family protein: MTWNKFDFKRQAENGIGLTLRYLVLCGLWFVAASFLTGCGIYSFNGTNIDPAVRTISISTIQNNSPTGPAFLTQRFTEDLKDYFQRNTNLKLVPRDGDLQFDGSIVAYDFAPASIQQVNGVSQAGSNRLTIQVKIRFTNVKDDKQSFEQVFQNFDDYAADRNIATINNDPNAVRTTTNKIITDIFNKSVANW, from the coding sequence ATGACCTGGAACAAGTTTGATTTTAAGCGGCAAGCCGAAAATGGCATAGGGCTGACGTTGCGCTACCTCGTGCTTTGTGGCTTGTGGTTTGTGGCGGCCAGCTTCCTCACCGGCTGCGGTATCTACTCCTTCAACGGCACCAACATTGACCCGGCGGTGCGCACAATTTCCATCTCCACCATCCAGAATAACTCGCCGACAGGTCCGGCCTTCCTCACGCAGCGCTTTACGGAAGATTTGAAAGACTACTTCCAGCGCAACACCAACCTGAAGCTGGTGCCGCGCGACGGCGACCTGCAATTTGACGGCAGCATCGTGGCCTACGACTTCGCCCCGGCCTCCATTCAGCAAGTGAACGGCGTGAGCCAGGCGGGCTCCAACCGCCTGACCATTCAAGTCAAAATTCGCTTCACAAACGTCAAAGACGACAAGCAGAGCTTCGAGCAGGTATTCCAGAATTTCGACGACTACGCGGCCGACCGCAACATCGCCACCATCAACAACGACCCGAACGCCGTACGCACCACGACGAACAAAATCATCACCGATATTTTCAATAAGTCGGTGGCCAACTGGTAG